In the Paenibacillus sp. FSL H7-0357 genome, one interval contains:
- the rpiA gene encoding ribose-5-phosphate isomerase RpiA, translating into MNVKQLAAEKAVEYVEDGMKVGLGTGSTAYWAIRKLGERVQQGLKITAVATSRASEEQARELGIPLVAFGDVDHLDLTIDGADELDGRLQLIKGGGGALLREKIVAMGSTRMIVVADESKAVETLGKFPLPVEIVPFAWEWTVAELAKLGCKPELRRSGDELYKTDNGNYIADCRFEAIASARELAMSLQGIPGVVEHGLFIGIADLAIIGKNDGSIEIVEGESNL; encoded by the coding sequence ATCAATGTAAAGCAGCTGGCTGCGGAAAAAGCCGTGGAGTATGTGGAAGACGGAATGAAGGTTGGCCTCGGCACAGGTTCCACCGCATATTGGGCCATCCGCAAGCTGGGGGAACGAGTGCAGCAAGGACTTAAGATTACCGCAGTAGCTACCTCACGTGCTTCGGAGGAGCAGGCCCGCGAGCTGGGCATTCCACTGGTTGCATTTGGTGATGTTGACCACCTGGATTTGACGATTGACGGAGCGGATGAACTCGATGGCCGGCTTCAACTGATCAAAGGCGGCGGCGGTGCATTGCTGCGCGAAAAGATCGTGGCCATGGGCAGCACACGCATGATTGTGGTGGCGGATGAGAGCAAAGCAGTAGAAACGCTGGGCAAGTTTCCGTTGCCTGTTGAGATTGTTCCCTTCGCTTGGGAATGGACAGTCGCTGAACTAGCCAAGCTGGGCTGCAAGCCGGAGCTGCGGCGGAGCGGCGATGAATTGTACAAAACAGACAACGGCAATTACATTGCAGACTGCCGGTTTGAAGCGATTGCTTCTGCTCGTGAACTTGCGATGTCTCTGCAGGGCATTCCGGGCGTTGTTGAACACGGCTTGTTCATTGGAATTGCCGATCTGGCCATTATCGGCAAGAACGACGGCAGCATCGAAATAGTGGAAGGTGAAAGCAATCTCTAG
- a CDS encoding GNAT family N-acetyltransferase: MTSITDVNFVVVDPGNADLLSLIDRLDEDLKSRYPHETIYVVDFTDPKVKEMTFVVAYQGEKPVGCGALRPLDPDSTVMELKRFYVDPGSRKQGIANKMLLELEAKAISAGCREIRLETGIKQPEAIALYVKHGYRPIDLFGPYIGDPDSLCYGKELF; this comes from the coding sequence ATGACGTCCATAACTGATGTTAATTTTGTTGTAGTTGATCCCGGGAACGCGGATTTGCTTTCGTTAATTGACCGTCTGGATGAGGATCTGAAATCCCGCTATCCGCATGAGACCATCTACGTGGTGGATTTCACCGATCCGAAGGTAAAAGAGATGACTTTCGTGGTAGCTTATCAAGGAGAGAAACCGGTCGGCTGCGGAGCGCTGCGCCCGCTTGACCCGGACAGTACGGTGATGGAGCTCAAGCGTTTCTATGTGGACCCGGGCAGCCGCAAGCAAGGAATAGCCAACAAGATGCTGCTGGAGCTTGAGGCGAAGGCCATTAGTGCCGGCTGCCGGGAAATCCGGCTGGAGACGGGCATCAAACAGCCGGAAGCCATTGCACTTTACGTGAAGCATGGCTATCGGCCGATTGATTTGTTTGGACCTTATATTGGCGATCCGGATAGTTTATGTTACGGTAAGGAACTCTTCTAA
- a CDS encoding GNAT family N-acetyltransferase: MLIDLKHLVGSPEVNELLAYAVIDEPDALQRTSAEYSAQAALQLCGWEEEGLLLGLVGFEETEDGSLDIRHIAVLPENRGKGYARGMILELLTARQPRYLLAETEDEIAADFYRSLGFMVYSLGENAAGIEMFRCVYEVEESEDEE, encoded by the coding sequence ATGCTGATAGATCTGAAGCATCTCGTGGGTTCTCCCGAGGTGAACGAGCTGCTGGCTTATGCTGTTATTGATGAACCGGATGCATTGCAGCGCACTTCAGCCGAATATAGCGCACAGGCTGCATTGCAGCTGTGCGGCTGGGAAGAGGAAGGCCTGCTGCTGGGGCTGGTAGGCTTTGAAGAAACGGAAGACGGCTCACTGGACATCCGCCATATCGCCGTACTGCCAGAGAACCGGGGCAAAGGGTATGCGCGCGGAATGATTCTTGAGCTGCTAACTGCGCGTCAGCCCCGTTACCTGCTGGCAGAAACTGAGGACGAAATTGCTGCTGACTTCTACCGCAGCCTTGGGTTTATGGTGTACAGCCTGGGTGAAAATGCCGCAGGAATCGAAATGTTCCGCTGTGTATATGAGGTCGAGGAGTCTGAAGACGAAGAATAA
- a CDS encoding MFS transporter: protein MKDRKWDLAALASIPLIMTLGNSMLLPILPQISRELKISSFQVSMLITLYGLMAILMIPVAGYLSDRYGRKKVILPSLLIAAAGGAVCVAAAWFTEGLTAYWIILGGRVLQGIGAAGAFPIVLPFVGDLFKDEKVVSKSLGLIETSNTFGKVLSPILGAYLGLLLWYAPFIAIPVLCVISFLLVLFLVRKPEEQEETEKTSVRQFLSGIADSLRQHGRWLYAIFAIGGICMFVTFGVLFYLSETLEAKYNLHGAMKGFVLAIPLALLCLSSFGSGKIIGQNKSMMKWLGFSGMVLLTAAMVIAGFSKSIYMIIGFLSLGGIGIGAALPCLDALITEGIEQEKRGTITSLYSSMRFIGVSLGPPVVSLLMTRGHWVLFGTMAGVGAVGGLLTLFAVTPSKGEKGEKGQSGSKRLSERIPQIWPQRAR from the coding sequence ATGAAGGACAGAAAATGGGATCTGGCAGCTCTGGCTTCCATTCCGCTTATTATGACGCTAGGCAACTCCATGCTGCTGCCGATTCTGCCGCAAATCTCCCGGGAGCTGAAGATCAGCTCATTTCAGGTTAGTATGCTGATCACACTATACGGCCTGATGGCCATTCTAATGATTCCGGTGGCGGGTTATCTGTCCGACCGTTATGGGCGGAAAAAGGTTATTTTACCGAGTCTGCTCATTGCTGCGGCCGGAGGAGCGGTTTGTGTTGCTGCTGCCTGGTTCACAGAGGGGCTGACCGCTTACTGGATCATTCTCGGCGGGCGTGTGCTGCAGGGCATTGGCGCAGCCGGAGCCTTTCCGATCGTGCTTCCCTTTGTTGGCGATTTGTTTAAGGATGAAAAGGTGGTCAGCAAAAGTCTGGGACTTATCGAAACCTCAAATACTTTCGGCAAGGTGCTTAGCCCGATTCTCGGGGCTTATTTAGGGCTGCTGCTCTGGTATGCGCCCTTTATTGCCATTCCGGTACTGTGTGTGATCTCGTTTCTGCTTGTCTTATTTCTGGTCCGCAAGCCAGAAGAGCAGGAAGAGACTGAGAAGACGTCCGTCCGGCAGTTTTTATCGGGCATCGCGGATAGTTTACGCCAGCACGGGCGCTGGCTGTATGCCATCTTTGCCATCGGCGGCATTTGCATGTTCGTAACCTTTGGTGTTCTCTTTTATTTATCGGAGACGTTGGAGGCGAAATATAACCTTCATGGTGCCATGAAAGGTTTTGTATTAGCGATTCCGCTGGCGCTGTTGTGTTTGTCCTCCTTCGGCAGCGGCAAGATCATCGGGCAGAACAAGTCAATGATGAAATGGCTGGGCTTCAGCGGGATGGTTTTGTTGACAGCGGCGATGGTTATTGCCGGATTCAGTAAAAGTATTTATATGATCATTGGGTTCCTTAGCCTGGGCGGGATTGGAATTGGCGCAGCATTGCCATGTCTCGATGCGCTGATTACTGAAGGGATTGAGCAGGAAAAGCGGGGCACCATCACCTCCCTTTACAGCAGCATGCGATTCATCGGCGTGTCGCTGGGACCGCCGGTGGTGTCGCTGCTGATGACACGGGGGCACTGGGTGCTGTTTGGTACGATGGCCGGAGTGGGGGCAGTCGGCGGACTGTTGACATTGTTCGCCGTGACGCCCAGTAAAGGAGAAAAAGGAGAAAAGGGCCAATCGGGTTCAAAAAGATTGTCCGAACGGATACCACAGATCTGGCCGCAGCGCGCCCGGTAG
- a CDS encoding MarR family winged helix-turn-helix transcriptional regulator: MPISSPQQLLGFLLGSTHRRISNAFARALKPYDITPEQWSVLLMIVDREGINQKEVAAAAAKDQPTTARIVELLQKKGFITKSTSPSDRRAFLLYPTLEGRTLIESTIALEEQTIHAAVAGLSPEKLEELRVMLELIYHNTGNSHQE; the protein is encoded by the coding sequence TTGCCTATTTCCTCTCCGCAGCAACTCCTCGGATTCCTGCTCGGCTCCACCCACCGGAGGATATCCAATGCGTTTGCCCGGGCCTTGAAGCCTTACGATATTACCCCCGAACAATGGTCTGTCCTGTTAATGATTGTTGACCGGGAAGGCATTAACCAGAAGGAAGTTGCCGCAGCGGCAGCCAAAGATCAACCCACAACTGCGCGGATCGTGGAGCTGCTTCAGAAGAAAGGATTTATTACAAAATCAACAAGTCCCAGCGACCGGCGGGCCTTTCTGCTGTATCCCACCCTTGAGGGGCGGACGCTAATCGAAAGCACGATCGCTCTTGAGGAGCAGACGATCCATGCAGCGGTTGCCGGACTTTCACCGGAAAAGCTTGAAGAGCTTCGCGTCATGCTGGAGCTGATCTATCACAACACTGGAAATTCACACCAAGAATAG
- a CDS encoding MarR family winged helix-turn-helix transcriptional regulator: MKEEAEHWINRYLDAYMVVTRQISARVKERIPEGLTNDQFIILRLINSQELCTSTFLAEAVAVGKSSITAIINRLDEAGLIQRTRDENDRRQVYLTLTEHGKSVHQTAEKQVQEVISPYLFDFEEKDIEKFITMFEKLAFLMHETGGRNN, from the coding sequence TTGAAAGAAGAGGCGGAACACTGGATCAACCGCTATTTGGATGCGTACATGGTAGTGACTAGGCAGATTAGCGCCCGTGTCAAGGAGCGGATTCCGGAAGGGCTGACCAATGACCAATTTATTATTCTCCGGCTGATAAACAGTCAGGAGCTTTGTACTTCCACATTTCTGGCCGAGGCGGTTGCGGTAGGCAAGAGTTCGATAACGGCAATTATTAACCGGCTGGACGAAGCAGGACTGATTCAGCGGACCCGGGACGAGAATGACCGCCGCCAGGTGTATCTGACACTCACGGAGCATGGGAAGAGTGTGCATCAGACCGCTGAGAAGCAGGTTCAGGAAGTGATTTCTCCTTATCTGTTTGATTTTGAGGAAAAGGACATTGAGAAATTTATTACCATGTTTGAGAAGCTTGCATTTTTAATGCATGAAACAGGAGGGAGAAACAATTGA
- a CDS encoding macro domain-containing protein, whose product MAISVREGDITSWQGDMIVNASNSGLYGGGGVDGAIHRAAGPRIAEECAVIRQKQGGCLPGEAALTSAGRLPLLGIVHTVGPIWKGGGAGEADTLAQCYASSLDLACLKGARSIAFPNISTGVYNFPKALACEIALHTVIEYVAAQDSRLLPLKEISFICFEKDNAELYEETLKNYI is encoded by the coding sequence GTGGCGATATCTGTCCGTGAAGGTGACATTACGTCCTGGCAGGGCGATATGATTGTGAATGCATCCAATTCCGGCCTCTATGGAGGCGGTGGTGTTGATGGAGCGATCCACCGGGCTGCCGGACCACGAATAGCTGAGGAATGTGCGGTAATCCGCCAGAAACAGGGAGGCTGTCTGCCTGGTGAGGCGGCATTAACGAGTGCAGGCAGGCTGCCTTTGCTGGGCATTGTACATACAGTAGGGCCGATTTGGAAAGGCGGAGGCGCCGGGGAAGCCGATACTTTGGCCCAATGTTATGCCAGCAGCCTGGACTTGGCCTGCTTAAAAGGTGCGCGGAGCATAGCCTTTCCAAACATCAGCACCGGGGTTTATAATTTCCCTAAAGCGTTGGCCTGTGAAATTGCGCTTCATACGGTCATTGAGTATGTGGCGGCCCAGGATTCCCGGTTGCTGCCGCTGAAAGAGATCTCATTTATTTGCTTTGAGAAGGATAACGCTGAATTATATGAGGAAACGCTTAAAAATTATATATAG
- the fsa gene encoding fructose-6-phosphate aldolase, translating to MKFFLDTGNIEEIKRITRLGLVDGVTTNPSLIAKEGRLFKDVIKEIVAIVPGPVSAEVIGLTAEEMLKEAYEIAEWAPNVVIKLPMTEDGLEACYELTKKGIKTNVTLVFSAAQGLMAAKAGATYISPFVGRLDDIGVDGMKLIKDLKTILTNYGLTSEIIAASIRNIAHVEQAAIAGAHIATIPGSLLPSLWKHPLTDNGIERFLKDWEKVPQV from the coding sequence ATGAAGTTTTTCTTGGATACCGGAAATATTGAAGAAATTAAACGTATTACCCGCCTCGGTTTAGTGGATGGCGTGACGACGAATCCGTCACTGATCGCCAAAGAAGGCAGATTGTTCAAAGATGTAATCAAAGAAATCGTGGCTATTGTGCCTGGTCCTGTCAGCGCGGAAGTCATTGGCCTTACAGCAGAAGAAATGCTTAAGGAAGCCTATGAAATTGCTGAGTGGGCACCCAATGTCGTAATTAAGCTGCCTATGACTGAAGATGGCCTGGAAGCCTGCTACGAATTGACCAAAAAAGGCATCAAGACTAACGTTACCCTAGTATTCTCCGCGGCTCAAGGCCTCATGGCTGCCAAAGCCGGCGCTACCTATATCAGCCCGTTTGTCGGTCGTCTCGACGATATCGGCGTTGACGGCATGAAGTTGATCAAGGATCTGAAGACCATCCTGACCAACTACGGCCTGACTTCGGAAATTATCGCAGCCAGTATCCGTAACATCGCACATGTAGAGCAAGCGGCAATCGCCGGTGCGCACATTGCAACCATCCCGGGCTCTTTGCTGCCTTCCCTTTGGAAACACCCGCTTACAGATAACGGTATCGAACGCTTCCTGAAAGATTGGGAGAAAGTTCCGCAAGTATAA
- a CDS encoding MFS transporter — protein sequence MVLNTTSDRLWTKSFILLTICNLLLFTGLQMTLSTLPAYAEESLNASSVQVSLVTSLFALSAIASRLFSAKAMEKGGRNLLIFLGLAVSLVAVTGYYWAGSITVLLLMRMLFGIGFGMASTAFPTMASDVIPIRRMGEGMGYFGLSTSLAMSAGPLIGLSLLQGPGFGSLLLVTAAALALIFPLGYRLTTVLPGQHKEPAAVPAADFKGGAFRRLFIPCLLNLLLSVSYGGLLGFLALYGKEAHLEHIAYFFLFNAVAIVIIRPLSGKIYDRFGPAALLIPGSLFIIGGLLLLSFASSTAALFPAALCYGIGFGSMQPALQTWMIQSVDTRQRGMANGMFFNSLDLGVAIGTMLLGSVALYNSYAVMYRYSAMAPALLLLVYIAYLAIRRRSNRTAVTSA from the coding sequence ATGGTATTGAACACAACATCTGATCGTCTCTGGACAAAATCGTTTATTCTGCTGACAATTTGCAACCTGCTGCTGTTTACAGGACTGCAAATGACACTATCCACTCTCCCGGCCTATGCCGAAGAATCCTTGAACGCCTCTTCCGTGCAGGTTAGCCTGGTCACCAGCTTATTTGCGCTTAGCGCCATCGCTTCACGGCTGTTCTCGGCCAAGGCCATGGAGAAAGGCGGCCGCAACCTGCTGATCTTCCTCGGGCTGGCCGTATCCCTTGTAGCCGTCACCGGTTATTACTGGGCCGGAAGCATAACCGTACTGCTGCTTATGCGCATGCTCTTCGGGATCGGCTTCGGGATGGCCAGTACCGCCTTTCCGACAATGGCTTCGGACGTGATCCCGATTCGCCGGATGGGTGAAGGCATGGGTTATTTCGGCTTGTCGACAAGCCTGGCGATGTCTGCCGGTCCATTGATCGGTCTAAGCCTGCTGCAGGGTCCCGGTTTCGGCTCCTTGCTGCTTGTTACCGCAGCTGCTCTGGCGCTAATCTTCCCGCTTGGCTACCGCCTGACAACAGTGCTTCCGGGTCAGCACAAGGAACCCGCTGCGGTTCCGGCAGCGGATTTCAAAGGCGGGGCATTTCGCAGGCTGTTTATCCCATGCCTGCTGAACTTACTGCTGTCCGTGTCATACGGCGGACTGCTGGGCTTTCTCGCTCTTTACGGCAAAGAAGCCCATTTGGAACATATCGCCTATTTCTTTCTGTTTAATGCTGTTGCCATTGTTATCATTCGTCCATTGTCAGGCAAAATTTATGACCGTTTCGGCCCAGCTGCCCTGCTAATTCCCGGCAGCCTGTTCATCATCGGCGGATTGCTGCTGCTCTCCTTCGCCTCATCGACAGCCGCCCTGTTCCCGGCTGCTTTATGCTACGGGATCGGGTTCGGATCCATGCAGCCTGCCCTGCAAACCTGGATGATTCAGTCCGTTGACACGCGCCAGCGGGGAATGGCCAACGGCATGTTCTTCAACTCACTGGATCTTGGTGTAGCAATCGGCACTATGCTCCTCGGATCTGTTGCGTTGTATAACTCCTATGCGGTCATGTACCGCTATTCTGCAATGGCTCCCGCACTTTTGCTTCTGGTCTATATTGCGTATCTCGCCATCAGACGGAGAAGCAATCGGACCGCCGTCACCTCTGCTTAA
- a CDS encoding VanZ family protein, with protein MKAISSPRKTQKPGNRSVRGKIQPKPRRIWAWMLLILYSTAVVYWMFIGFGRVVHPDGPLQYNLEPLRTIKLYFDLDNGVPFSGRLVNLLGNVAVFIPFGLLLPLLKKRLNSMFGLTLHMALWILLLESMQMLLRVGSFDIDDLLLNLLGVWIGYIFLHLAWGKSLN; from the coding sequence GTGAAAGCAATCTCTAGTCCGCGTAAGACGCAGAAGCCCGGAAACCGTTCCGTCCGGGGAAAAATTCAGCCGAAGCCGCGCCGGATATGGGCGTGGATGCTGCTAATTCTGTACAGTACAGCCGTTGTGTACTGGATGTTTATCGGTTTTGGCCGTGTCGTTCATCCGGACGGACCGCTGCAATATAATCTGGAGCCGCTGCGGACCATAAAACTCTATTTTGATTTGGACAATGGGGTGCCTTTCTCCGGCCGGCTGGTGAATCTGCTGGGAAACGTCGCCGTGTTCATTCCCTTTGGCCTCCTGCTGCCGCTGCTGAAGAAGCGGCTTAATTCCATGTTTGGGCTAACCTTACATATGGCTTTATGGATATTGCTGCTGGAATCCATGCAAATGCTGCTGCGTGTCGGCAGCTTTGATATTGACGATCTGCTGCTTAACTTGCTGGGTGTGTGGATAGGTTATATTTTTCTTCATTTGGCATGGGGTAAATCGTTAAACTAA